The following proteins are co-located in the Colletotrichum lupini chromosome 4, complete sequence genome:
- a CDS encoding mitochondrial membrane protein Pet127 gives MVCASPNLIGTSFLEEPRDLQVRLLDSNRVATIPKMTYRGSLPSGQAFSGQQHVPQPYHDPYGNSNGNGGGSGNGQNQNYANAAYGSHGQVQPIHGSYHHQPPAQAPTPILPAPTPMNMQANGYGQFPAYGGTFPQQQQQQQPQYPHHHQLQQPFPHGNTMNVQFAPPHSPFVQTTHASRSPALAPAPTPTPTPPIYAEYQPTQQPQQPQHQPQFQPHFQQQPQPPPQTPQQLQQLQQQRSPQVFPAVPQYAQFSQPPMGQSQAVPVLNQTFAEPSPVQPSPEPHFTNSPTVQPARSPSIARKSPAISSMNSPAISSRGSPALSTKARSYDTTTILVHVAEECFEKARRGVQRVAVSGSDEQLREYQKLITTGLACLEAAFQSNRLSPRQEAKARLRYASILCDETENLQEAETALSKGITICDKHRYADLKYCMQYLLLKVLFQRNQKAAFIAVDKNIADCLTFKHIHWVYAFRLLKATFHVHAGSPPDAAVLDNLRAIAVLAGERGDNAMVVFASLLEGLSVLRNMRPDTIERVQTCLAQATKFQLDPSVQIPQLDVLMLLLDLACSMHQKTPDILIHKLRTLQAKLDANLGSQTWTDLNPEILIPVKKHNSTSATLSDDTSAILRSGPTNGQHDYIVMTFLNRLEIIVLTYTFSGLAGMYRPGSDPKRSHEFWKEGFDVLAKWNKEIAPSVPAASLRESMEQAKWRTEIFCYLQALTGLYFATHSQWPKVEQCVAQLQQAITPAVNEIFSVFSLYLSGVYHQGTGDLETALLLFEDERLSIDAGRGGSGGRKPAKLELCVLAALNRIWILQDSSYRDEMTSTELLDQLRPMCTEHQDPDIRTAFNLVQATAQTMPPPSMHQIKTSITNSLNGSRVTGNTHCLAIALSIMRSRLFDNVVGEQALKSARAASTQAKRSGNLLWMSVADGMLADSFEVQALFADAEAARQTATDYAGFGLSVDHVFTALWTGVCLSAATTSIPLVIYIKLANIEVWQATKIVFFTAFLTARGMRSAHARTKIPLDPAHFKLPVNVQGYKSSPFSLNASCKHPAPSKGGKLLRLCVLPALPFSTMSDATLFLPDHSPGPKDDAEHSNDAIPDAEVNIMKDAQVKAKSGLEPRSKEKRKSNTEPRSDAKPQSDTKLRGGRTAKSMKPTPKKTSPKAQSRAGAPSSRKTSAKQGKPTDSEKPVDSQPAPEVIKQVFESLKKLEHSYASINSRLSNIKEGTAEATAEGAKAGSGKKGELDAFVAKQSDKLGGKLKMISGTLDVLKSVLRSQSIPLDHLAKRPSATKSSGTTSGDAARPKGQSRQAQSQSAPRGKARKDEMRVKVRKVLLGEERKPIPQDPMKTSWTSLENRLTGVDKAPLVLAAAAAGTSALGAARSAADTATDATAANETAKNDSEAPPTKPKRTKKSEKPLVNVKRVHAESLRLVPVEIPDTPEVPKLAYGLDRVLFNPGVYHMQDPRSRVFNFDPYLGDIMPISEFDFNALQKYVTSSKDNTLISLAAKLGRKYTGSTSSMTQTLSHFHFLLSAWRPINPDNMSRQFTPEYSSFTAISRAPAASFLHFNEGVYAIDADKEYDSASILSMLGKSMEKQLTLPREEFEKYRRANSDQITEEERNAAEAFHYTTMGDFLMRSQLDAYDPRLPGSGMFDLKTRAVVSIRMDAQQFHKGLGYEIRRRYGQWESFEREYFDMIRSAFLKYSLQVRMGRMDGIFVAFHNTQRIFGFQYIPINEMDQAIHGTFYRNLGDQEFKLSLHLLNKVLDRATERFPGRSIRLHVETRPTDPPFMYVFAKPVTKEDIDKVQTRNQAAVREFEEQILGMASEESSEPEMQDSEVERSVGQEEDEEAVSVDVSSPESSSQVWQTQAFWEEMQEKVNEAVEDDALGIGHVREAIHDALEQSALLKARTPEEARWYVDGLLEALTRNQASEAQDIDGKDDQTDAMSASDIDTPSADVTQALESSTAQEAVPAASEGTESVQETDKGSSLQRSSRNLGLKELILRVASNVDENLDVEETTDIPEDDATSDVSKLRTFERILSKLVAESKQSEIKTNPQASEMEEATTEMFDDLNPSISQTAASTESPKDSEGKETQVDETPELDIVDNELLGMVLTVRNRVNGEYAPRPDPKAGVSGWTVEYSIEELPAGRAEHLYKAVQVRRKKALSNDKDAKGPDPWYQMFSGKLEQMSKRGRKFRAKMEETAKEHPVHVFGMDDPVTYDEAFGHRAQWKTVSWDETTDELREDDLDEETLKEDIFQENKLNEAELKESQPKEDEPKKNEPQESEPKKEELQEDKPRDS, from the exons ATGGTCTGTGCATCTCCCAACCTGATCGGAACC TCGTTCCTCGAGGAGCCTCGCGACCTGCAGGTGCGGCTATTGGACAGCAACCGCGTCGCAACAA TCCCAAAGATGACATACCGGGGCTCCTTGCCTTCGGGGCAGGCCTTCAGTGGCCAGCAGCACGTCCCCCAACCCTACCACGATCCCTACGGCAATAGCAATGGCAATGGCGGCGGGAGTGGGAATGGCCAGAACCAAAACTACGCGAACGCTGCATACGGCAGTCACGGCCAAGTTCAACCGATTCACGGCAGTTACCACCATCAACCGCCTGCCCAAGCTCCGACTCCTATACTTCCTGCGCCTACGCCGATGAATATGCAGGCGAACGGATATGGGCAGTTCCCTGCGTATGGCGGCACCTTcccgcagcagcaacaacagcagcagccgcaATACCCCCACCATCACCAACTCCAGCAGCCCTTTCCTCACGGGAACACGATGAACGTACAGTTTGCGCCTCCTCATTCGCCCTTTGTTCAAACCACACACGCCTCTCGTTCTCCTGCGCTTGCGCCTGCACCGACACCGACACCGACGCCGCCAATTTACGCTGAGTATCAGCCAACGCAGCAGCCGCAGCAGCCGCAACATCAACCGCAATTTCAACCTCACTTCCAGCAACAGCCTCAGCCGCCGCCTCAAACACCGCAGCAGCTGCAGCAGCTACAGCAACAGCGTAGCCCCCAAGTCTTTCCGGCGGTACCGCAATATGCTCAGTTCTCTCAGCCGCCCATGGGTCAATCTCAGGCCGTGCCAGTCCTGAATCAGACTTTCGCAGAGCCTTCTCCAGTTCAACCGAGTCCCGAGCCTCACTTCACAAACTCGCCAACTGTACAGCCGGCACGATCACCTAGCATAGCTAGAAAGTCACCTGCGATATCCTCGATGAACTCTCCGGCCATATCTTCTAGAGGCTCTCCCGCCTTATCAACGAAAGCAAGGTCTTACGACACGACGACGATCCTTGTTCACGTGGCAGAAGAGTGTTTCGAGAAGGCGCGCCGTGGTGTACAAAGAGTAGCGGTATCTGGATCAGACGAGCAACTACGCGAGTACCAAAAGTTGATTACAACTGGTCTGGCCTGTCTCGAGGCTGCATTCCAAAGCAATCGTTTGTCTCCAAGACAAGAGGCGAAAGCAAGATTGAGATATGCGTCTATATTGTGTGATGAGACTGAGAATCTTCAAGAGGCAGAAACAGCCCTGAGCAAGGGCATCACTATCTGCGACAAG CATAGATACGCCGATCTCAAGTACTGTATGCAATATCTTCTGCTTAAGGTGCTTTTTCAGAGGAACCAGAAGGCAGCATTCATCGCCGTTGACAAAAACATTGCGGACTGTCTCAC GTTCAAACATATACACTGGGTTTACGCCTTTCGTCTGTTGAAGGCTACGTTCCATGTCCATGCGGGTAGTCCACCCGATGCGGCAGTGCTGGACAACTTGCGCGCTATTGCCGTTTTAGCGGGCGAGCGAGGGGATAACGCCATGGTTGTCTTCGCCTCCCTCTTGGAAGGCTTGTCGGTGCTGAGGAACATGCGCCCTGACACCATCGAACGAGTGCAAACTTGTCTGGCGCAAGCCACCAAGTTCCAACTGGATCCCTCCGTTCAGATTCCGCAGCTGGATGTTTTGATGCTGTTGCTCGACCTTGCGTGTAGCATGCACCAGAAAACGCCCGATATCTTGATTCACAAACTGAGAACACTTCAAGCAAAGCTTGATGCAAACTTAGGATCCCAAACATGGACCGATCTAAACCCCGAGATCTTGATCCCTGTCAAGAAGCACAACTCAACCTCGGCAACCCTCAGCGATGATACCTCTGCAATCCTCCGATCTGGGCCAACAAACGGGCAACACGACTACATTGTTATGACTTTCCTGAACCGGCTGGAGATTATAGTATTGAC CTATACGTTCAGTGGTTTAGCCGGCATGTATCGCCCTGGTTCGGATCCTAAGAGGAGTCACGAATTCTGGAAGGAGGGATTCGATGTATTGGCAAAAT GGAACAAGGAGATAGCCCCCAGTGTTCCTGCAGCATCCCTACGCGAGTCGATGGAGCAGGCTAAATGGAGGACCGAAATCTTCTGTTACTTGCAAGCTCTGACGGGGCTGTACTTTGCAACGCACAGTCAATGGCCAAAAGTCGAACAGTGCGTGGCACAACTGCAGCAGGCTATCACACCAGCTGTGAACGAAATCTTTAGCGTATTCTCGCTATACCTCTCCGGGGTCTATCATCAAGGCACCGGCGATTTGGAGACTGCTCTGTTGTTGTTCGAAGACGAGAGGTTGAGTATCGATGCAGGTCGTGGGGGTTCAGGTGGCAGAAAGCCTGCTAAGCTGGAGCTGTGCGTTCTTGCTGCGCTGAACCGTATCTGGATTCTTCAAGATTCATCTTACCGCGACGAGATGACATCTACTGAGCTATTGGACCAGTTGCGGCCGATGTGTACGGAACACCAAGATCCGGACATCCGTACCGCCTTCAATCTCGTACAGGCAACGGCTCAGACGATGCCCCCGCCATCTATGCACCAAATCAAAACGAGTATAACGAACTCGTTGAATGGGTCTCGGGTGACAGGTAACACGCACTGTCTGGCGATAGCCCTCAGCATCATGCGGTCCAGACTTTTCGATAATGTAGTGGGCGAACAAGCTCTGAAAAGCGCAAGGGCAGCCTCGACACAGGCGAAGCGGAGTGGAAACTTGCTTTGGATGAGTGTGGCGGACGGTATGCTGGCGGATTCTTTTGAAGTCCAAGCACTCTTTGCAGACGCCGAAGCAGCGCGGCAGACAGCCACGGACTATGC TGGGTTCGGGCTCAGCGTGGATCATGTTTTCACGGCATTATGGACTGGCGTCTG CCTATCAGCAGCTACTACCTCGATTCCTCTCGTGATTTACATCAAGCTCGCCAACATCGAAGTATGGCAAG CGACCAAGATAGTGTTTTTTACTGCCTTCTTAACTGCCCGAG GCATGCGATCTGCGCATGCACGGACCAAGATTCCTTTGGACCCTG CCCACTTCAAACTCCCCGTCAACGTCCAAGGCTACAAATCGTCACCTTTTTCTCTCAATGCTTCGTGCAAACACCCTGCGCCTTCAAAGGGTGGGAAACTCCTACGTTTGTGCGTCCTGCCGGCCCTGCCTTTCAGCACCATGTCGGACGCGACCCTCTTTCTTCCAGACCACTCCCCTG GCCCAAAAGACGATGCAGAACACAGCAACGATGCAATACCCGACGCCGAGGTCAATATTATGAAAGATGCCCAGGTCAAGGCTAAGAGCGGCTTGGAACCTAGGAGCAAAGAGAAACGTAAGAGCAATACGGAACCTCGGAGCGATGCGAAACCTCAGAGCGACACGAAGCTCAGGGGTGGACGAACGGCAAAGTCAATGAAGCCGACACCCAAGAAAACTTCCCCTAAAGCTCAATCGAGGGCTGGGGCGCCTTCAAGCAGGAAGACGTCAGCCAAACAAGGAAAGCCCACCGATAGCGAGAAGCCGGTCGACTCCCAACCAGCACCCGAGGTTATAAAGCAGGTTTTTGAGTCTCTGAAGAAGCTCGAGCACAGCTACGCCTCCATCAACAGTAGGCTGTCGAATATCAAAGAAGGCACCGCGGAAGCGACTGCCGAAGGAGCCAAAGCAGGTTCTGGGAAGAAGGGAGAATTGGACGCATTCGTGGCGAAACAGAGCGATAAGTTGGGTGGGAAGCTCAAGATGATTTCTGGCACTCTGGACGTTCTGAAGAGCGTCTTGCGCTCGCAGTCAATACCCCTCGACCACCTCGCAAAGAGGCCAAGTGCCACGAAATCGTCGGGCACCACATCAGGTGACGCTGCTAGGCCCAAAGGCCAATCTCGGCAAGCTCAATCTCAGTCCGCACCGCGTGGAAAGGCCAGGAAGGATGAGATGCGGGTAAAGGTGCGAAAGGTTCTGCTTGGTGAGGAACGAAAGCCGATACCTCAAGATCCAATGAAAACCTCGTGGACGTCACTTGAGAATCGCCTCACTGGCGTTGACAAGGCTCCACTAGTTTTGGCGGCAGCGGCCGCTGGTACATCAGCTCTTGGTGCAGCTCGTTCTGCCGCCGACACAGCGACCGACGCAACGGCTGCGAACGAGACAGCGAAGAACGACAGCGAAGCACCCCCAACCAAGCCCAAGAGGACCAAGAAATCCGAAAAGCCTCTTGTCAATGTGAAGAGAGTGCATGCGGAGAGTCTTCGCTTAGTGCCCGTCGAAATACCAGACACTCCCGAGGTGCCAAAACTCGCTTACGGCCTGGACAGAGTCTTGTTCAACCCTGGAGTATACCATATGCAGGATCCCCGCTCGCGAGTCTTCAACTTTGATCCTTACCTCGGCGATATTATGCCGATCAGCGAGTTTGACTTCAATGCGCTCCAGAAATATGTCACCTCTTCAAAGGATAACACCTTGATCTCGCTTGCGGCCAAGCTGGGTAGGAAGTACACCGGCTCAACATCAAGCATGACTCAAACGCTGTCCCATTTCCACTTCTTGCTTTCTGCGTGGCGGCCTATCAACCCTGACAACATGAGTCGCCAGTTCACGCCCGAGTATTCGAGTTTCACTGCCATCTCTCGTGCGCCAGCTGCCTCCTTCCTCCATTTCAATGAAGGTGTGTACGCAATAGATGCAGACAAGGAGTACGACTCTGCCAGTATTCTGAGTATGCTCGGAAAGTCAATGGAGAAGCAGTTGACGCTGCCGCGAGAAGAGTTCGAAAAGTATCGCCGTGCCAATTCCGATCAGATCACCGAGGAGGAGCGTAATGCTGCAGAAGCCTTCCATTACACCACCATGGGCGATTTCCTTATGCGTTCTCAACTGGATGCGTATGATCCAAGGTTACCAGGATCTGGAATGTTTGATCTGAAGACAAGAGCTGTAGTCTCGATCCGCATGGACGCTCAGCAATTCCACAAAGGACTTGGCTATGAGATCCGCCGCCGTTATGGCCAGTGGGAGTCTTTCGAGCGCGAATACTTCGACATGATCAGATCTGCATTCCTCAAGTATTCCTTGCAAGTGCGAATGGGCCGTATGGATGGAATCTTCGTTGCCTTCCATAACACACAACGCATCTTCGGTTTCCAGTACATTCCAATCAACGAGATGGACCAAGCCATTCACGGAACCTTTTACCGAAATCTCGGCGACCAAGAATTCAAGCTCAGCCTTCACCTTCTGAACAAGGTCCTCGATCGCGCGACAGAACGATTCCCTGGCCGATCCATCCGACTTCATGTGGAAACGCGACCTACCGACCCTCCTTTTATGTACGTTTTCGCAAAGCCTGTTACAAAGGAAGACATCGACAAGGTCCAAACGCGCAACCAAGCTGCTGTCAGAGAGTTCGAGGAGCAGATCCTTGGGATGGCCTCAGAGGAGTCATCGGAACCCGAGATGCAAGACTCGGAAGTCGAGCGATCAGTTggccaagaagaagacgaggaAGCTGTTAGCGTCGATGTGTCCAGTCCAGAGTCTAGTAGCCAAGTATGGCAGACGCAAGCATTCTGGGAAGAAATGCAGGAGAAGGTCAATGAGGCAGTGGAAGACGATGCCCTCGGCATTGGCCATGTACGAGAGGCAATTCACGACGCACTGGAGCAAAGTGCATTGCTGAAGGCGAGAACACCTGAAGAAGCTCGCTGGTATGTCGACGGCCTTTTGGAGGCCCTTACGCGTAACCAAGCCAGCGAGGCACAGGATATTGATGGAAAGGACGACCAGACAGATGCGATGTCTGCGAGCGACATTGACACCCCATCGGCCGATGTTACTCAAGCTTTGGAATCGAGCACAGCGCAAGAAGCTGTGCCAGCCGCTAGCGAGGGAACTGAGTCGGTTCAAGAGACAGACAAAGGGTCATCACTACAGCGCAGCTCTCGGAATCTCGGTCTGAAGGAGTTGATTCTCCGCGTTGCTTCAAATGTCGACGAGAATCTCGACGTGGAGGAAACCACCGACATTCCTGAAGACGACGCTACTTCCGATGTCTCCAAACTCCGAACGTTCGAGCGTATTCTCTCTAAGCTGGTTGCCGAGTCGAAGCAGTCGGAAATCAAGACGAACCCTCAGGCTTCAGAGATGGAGGAAGCAACGACTGAAATGTTTGACGATCTTAATCCCAGTATCAGCCAGACGGCAGCCTCAACCGAGTCTCCCAAGGATTCTGAGGGCAAAGAAACCCAAGTAGACGAGACCCCTGAGCTTGATATCGTTGATAACGAGCTCCTTGGAATGGTCTTGACTGTGCGGAACAGGGTAAATGGAGAATACGCCCCGCGGCCCGATCCCAAGGCTGGCGTTTCGGGGTGGACCGTGGAGTATTCCATTGAAGAACTTCCCGCGGGTCGTGCCGAGCATCTGTATAAAGCAGTTCAGGTGCGACGCAAGAAGGCGCTTTCAAACGACAAGGATGCGAAAGGGCCTGACCCGTGGTACCAGATGTTTTCTGGCAAGCTGGAGCAGATGAGCAAGAGGGGCAGGAAATTCCGTGCGAAAATGGAAGAGACGGCCAAGGAGCACCCCGTCCATGTTTTCGGCATGGATGATCCCGTTACCTATGATGAGGCTTTCGGGCACAGGGCACAGTGGAAGACGGTATCTTGGGATGAAACGACAGACGAGCTGCGAGAAGACGATTTGGATGAGGAGACCTTGAAGGAAGATATCTTCCAGGAGAACAAGTTGAATGAAGCCGAGCTGAAGGAGAGCCAGCCGAAGGAGGACGAACCGAAGAAGAATGAGCCGCAAGAGAGCGAGCCAAAAAAGGAAGAGCTGCAAGAGGACAAGCCGCGAGACTCATAA
- a CDS encoding RNA recognition domain-containing protein yields the protein MAQNRHWEQDKDATIYIGNIDERATPAMVYEVMLQMGPIHNIHMPRDRVTQNHQGFGFVEFRTPGDAEYAANVMNGIKLYGKSLRVNKASADKQKQAEVGAELFVGNLDSMVDEKILYDTFSRFGPLVNLPKVAREDSGNSKGFGFISYADFESADAAIANLHMQYILSKEVSVQYAFKKDGKGERHGDAAERELAAQAKKRNIVPEIQAVPPAFLNGPPPAAAPTAPAGFDPSNGLPVQVPNPGAPAGFAPPPRGPAQYNAVPPPQGMGGPGMGRGAVLPPAPSGLPARPPQSQGGYTNPADFHPGAPGFRPPSGPPAPQGFAAPPPNFPMPPPGASGTPPAPPGFMPPPGFNPPGFPRR from the exons ATGGCACAAAACAGGCATTG GGAACAAGACAAAGATGCGACCATCTACATCGGAAACATTGACGAGCGCGCGACCCCGGCGATGGTGTACGAAGTCATGCTCCAGATGGGCCCCATCCACAACATCCACATGCCCCGCGACCGCGTCACCCAGAACCACCAGGGCTTCGGCTTCGTCGAGTTTAGGACGCCGGGCGACGCAGAGTACGCCGCCAACGTCATGAACGGCATCAAGCTCTACGGCAAGTCCCTGCGCGTCAACAAGGCCAGCGCGGACAAGCAGAAGCAGGCAGAGGTCGGCGCGGAGCTCTTCGTGGGCAACCTGGACAGCATGGTGGACGAGAAGATCCTCTACGACACCTTTTCGCGTTTCGGCCCGCTCGTCAACTTGCCCAAGGTCGCGCGAGAGGACAGCGGCAACTCAAAGGGCTTCGGATTCATCTCCTACGCCGACTTTGAGAGCGCCGACGCGGCGATTGCCAACTTGCACATGCAGTACATCCTCAGCAAGGAGGTCTCGGTCCAGTATGCGTTCAAGAAGGACGGCAAGGGCGAGCGCCACGGTGACGCCGCGGAGCGTGAGCTCGCCGCGCAGGCCAAGAAGAGGAACATCGTCCCAGAGATCCAGGCCGTACCACCCGCTTTCCTCAACGGCCCGCCTCCGGCCGCTGCGCCGACTGCCCCTGCCGGATTCGACCCCTCAAACGGCCTGCCGGTCCAGGTCCCAAATCCAGGAGCACCAGCCGGATTCGCGCCTCCGCCGCGGGGACCAGCGCAATACAATGCCGTACCGCCACCGCAAGGTATGGGCGGGCCGGGCATGGGCCGCGGCGCCGTACTCCCTCCCGCGCCGTCTGGTCTGCCGGCGCGGCCGCCACAGTCGCAAGGCGGCTACACGAACCCGGCCGACTTCCACCCGGGCGCCCCGGGTTTCCGCCCGCCAAGCGGACCTCCCGCACCGCAAGGCTTCGCTGCCCCCCCTCCCAACTTCCCCATGCCTCCTCCGGGAGCTTCTGGGACACCGCCCGCGCCGCCGGGCTTCATGCCTCCTCCGGGCTTTAACCCCCCTGGATTCCCCCGCCGATGA
- a CDS encoding major facilitator superfamily transporter, with the protein MFHHGPHQVGERRGWGGAGTGNLSGKLFRPGKTTDRPGRLRGTPVWVCVSVKFISSDPSILGLFKAHSDNPPPPNPGQRLQHNPLELSTGPHDAAYLRISMLGWLTDKPGKHQLPITTISLYWLAVGLRIELSNMAANTRPIDSSPDSTPAVSSTSPVLSSNTMATTQTKDDTKIPETTSYPEATDHAAGTSYVYDEGAVENVDEAYLRASKSTKFYRGVLFQMILFGALSFVGPAMSDAISNLGGGGLSTPYLANLATALSYMAGCLITVFGGPLINKIGIKWSCMIAAVTMPLAGSAYYVSAKYSIDWYLLFARLLGGFTSGFLYVAETAAMLSYPEADDRGFYLGIWSAMRNSGSVMGGAINFSTNYSKANAGGIAWSTYLIFVGFECTGTIWALLLSPTRRVRRRNGAKIPMASSISWKRELIALWRHLQRPKTWLMSIPAFYSFFFGGTMGTYLSLHFSVRARALSSLITPAITIVMVLAYGKLLDTSRWSQARRAWISFFFWVIPQAMCFIWIGIEYSKFGGGKIEEALDYELHTRRWAEAYLPYLIMFSTGYWTQLSLYWILGTFSTDVGSSSRSGGLFRAFETAGQAVSYALNSKTSADPRIPFYVNAALMAITIPCMVFLIRLVPEAPASTDIDAGDVVEDQAERDPDNK; encoded by the exons GGTAAAACAACTGACCGGCCCGGTCGTTTGCGGGGAACCCCCGTTTGGGTATGCGTTTCCGTAAAGTTTATCAGCAGCGATCCTTCAATTCTCGGCCTGTTTAAAGCCCATTCAGATAATCCTCCACCACCTAACCCAGGACAGCGGTTGCAGCACAACCCTTTAGAGTTATCGACCGGCCCG CATGACGCTGCTTATCTGCGTATCTCCATGTTGGGGTGGCTGACAGATAAACCGGGGAAGCACCAACTACCGATAACCACGATAAGCCTTTACTGGCTCG CAGTAGGTCTACGAATCGAACTGTCCAACATGGCT GCCAATACCAGGCCCATCGACTCATCCCCAGACTCGACACCCGCGGTCTCTAGCACGTCTCCAGTGCTCTCTTCAAACACCATGGCAACTACACAGACAAAGGACGACACCAAGATCCCCGAGACGACTAGCTATCCCGAAGCGACTGACCATGCCGCCGGCACCAGCTACGTGTACGATGAGGGCGCCGTCGAGAACGTCGACGAGGCCTACCTCCGGGCCTCCAAGTCGACGAAGTTCTACAGAGGCGTGTTGTTCCAGATGATCCTTTTTGGAGC GCTGTCCTTCGTCGGTCCTGCCATGTCGGACGCCATCTCTAACCTCGGGGGTGGTGGTCTCTCGACACCATACTTGGCCAACTTGGCGACTGCCCTCAGCTATATGGCCGGCTGTCTGATCACCGTATTTGGCGGACCTCTGATCAACAAGATTGGAATCAAGTGGTCTTGTATGATCGCCGCCGTCACCATGCCTCTTGCTGGTTCGGCCTACTATGTGAGCGCAAAGTACTCGATAGACTGGTATCTTCTCTTTGCAAGA CTCCTTGGGGGGTTCACATCTGGTTTTCTCTACGTCGCCGAGACGGCTGCCATGCTGTCGTATCCGGAAGCAGACGACAGAGGTTTCTACCTGG GTATCTGGTCTGCCATGAGAAACTCTGGCAGTGTCATGGGAGGCGCCATCAACTTCTCGACCAACTACTCCAAGGCCAATGCTGGTGGTATCGCGTGGTCCACTTACTTGATCTTCGTCGGCTTCG AATGCACTGGAACGATCTGGGCTCTCCTCCTATCTCCCACCAGACGCGTACGACGTCGTAACGGCGCAAAGATCCCCATGGCCAGCAGCATCAGCTGGAAGAGAGAACTCATTGCGTTGTGGAGACACTTGCAGCGCCCAAAG ACATGGCTCATGTCCATCCCGGCCTTCTACTCCTTCTTCTTTGGCGGAACCATGGGCACCTATCTCTCCCTGCACTTCTCCGTCCGGGCCCGCGCACTTTCGTCGCTGATTACTC CGGCAATCACCATTGTCATGGTCCTCGCCTACGGAAAACTCTTGGACACGTCCCGCTGGTCACAAGCCCGGCGAGCGTGGATCTCTTTCTTCTTCTGGGTCATCCCCCAGGCCATGTGCTTCATCTGGATCGGCATCGAGTACAGCAAGTTCGGCGGAGGCAAAATCGAGGAGGCCCTCGACTACGAGTT GCACACCAGAAGATGGGCCGAAGCTTACCTTCCCTATCTGATCATGTTTTCAACCGGTTACTGGACCCAATTGTCTCTCTACTGGATTCTCGGCACCTTCTCCACGGACGTTGGATCCTCTTCCCGCTCGGGTGGTCTGTTCCGCGCTTTTGAGACGGCCGGCCAGGCCGTCTCGTACGCTCTCAACTCCAAGACCAGCGCCGACCCTAGAATTCCTTTCTATGTTAATGCTGCACTGATGGCTATCACTATTCCTTGCATGGTATTCCTCATCAGGCTGGTTCCGGAGGCGCCTGCTTCAACGGACATAGATGCGGGAGATGTTGTTGAAGATCAGGCAGAACGGGACCCTGATAACAAATAG